The Schizosaccharomyces pombe strain 972h- genome assembly, chromosome: I genome contains a region encoding:
- the erp2 gene encoding COPII-coated vesicle-associated protein Erp2/3/4, whose product MRVITLSGITLFLLASLASAIELTFKLENQEKQCYYLDSFHTGEKTHFTYAVQSGGSFDVDYMIKAPSQKTVALGKKRRQADVFFTLEEKGEYEFCFDNHMSTFTDKIVTMEITMENELSLPALTRDEAKDYKKDSMQSTVLEISTALSEIDRVQNYFKTREHRNYSTVKSTQARIFWFSLAESIMVVALSALQVFIVKTFFKRSGRRGV is encoded by the coding sequence ATGCGCGTAATTACTCTAAGCGGCATAACACTATTTTTGCTCGCCAGCTTAGCTTCGGCTATTGAGTTAACATTCAAGTTAGAAAACCAAGAGAAGCAGTGTTACTACTTAGATTCTTTTCACACTGGCGAAAAAACACATTTCACGTACGCTGTTCAGTCTGGCGGTTCTTTTGATGTCGATTATATGATCAAGGCACCATCTCAGAAGACCGTTGCACTTGGCAAAAAGAGAAGACAGGCTGATGTATTTTTCACCCTCGAAGAAAAGGGTGAATATGAATTCTGTTTTGATAATCATATGTCTACGTTTACTGATAAAATTGTGACTATGGAAATCACTATGGAAAATGAACTTTCTCTTCCTGCATTAACCCGTGATGAAGCCAAAGACTACAAAAAGGACAGCATGCAAAGTACTGTTTTAGAGATCTCAACCGCATTATCTGAAATTGACCGTGTACAAAATTACTTCAAAACTCGGGAGCATCGTAATTATTCTACTGTAAAGTCTACTCAAGCCCGCATCTTTTGGTTTAGTCTTGCTGAATCTATAATGGTTGTCGCTCTTTCTGCTCTTCAAGTCTTTATTGTAAAGACATTCTTTAAACGATCTGGTCGGAGAGGTGTATAA
- the glc8 gene encoding protein phosphatase regulatory subunit Glc8, producing the protein MKVKSILKHSRMSSPSLETDSMESGQQQNMVSSTPSIDMNESDCSGTGTPSEERIRRLRWDEENLSKAEQQKSAKMKITEPKTPFQRFLLPDDEVPEINLDETDSKDDFTAGTLGDTLGTLPSTRVSKDSKDDNVSFSSDKKQFYVKKEPFPVPCTEPTTSGDRYTVRMKAPTPKYSTDNHLPSKKELFPRETKPQVEVVHARINNPDDHLRTHPSVNNLGKDSDHADKMYNEGVILGEDEAMEEEALSEAEENIPKKKPDFNELRKKHYFAMAKPLKRDELESSGTESDLERDNSDSGSASDVNMNENE; encoded by the coding sequence ATGAAGGTTAAATCAATTCTTAAACATAGTCGTATGAGTTCTCCCTCACTTGAGACTGACTCAATGGAAAGTGGCCAACAACAAAATATGGTCTCATCAACACCTTCAATTGATATGAATGAGAGTGATTGCTCGGGCACAGGAACTCCATCGGAAGAAAGAATTCGTCGTCTTCGTTGGGATGAGGaaaatctttcaaaagctGAACAGCAGAAGTCAgcgaaaatgaaaattacCGAACCGAAAACTCCTTTTCAACGCTTTTTGCTTCCAGATGATGAAGTTCCTGAAATCAATTTGGATGAAACTGACAGTAAGGACGACTTTACTGCTGGAACTTTGGGTGACACACTCGGCACTCTTCCCAGTACCCGGGTGTCAAAAGATTCTAAAGATGACAATGTCTCCTTTTCGAGCGACaagaaacaattttatgTCAAAAAGGAACCTTTCCCGGTTCCTTGTACTGAACCGACTACTTCGGGTGATAGGTACACCGTCCGTATGAAGGCTCCAACACCAAAGTACTCTACAGATAATCATTTACcaagtaaaaaagaactaTTTCCGAGGGAAACAAAACCCCAAGTTGAAGTAGTTCATGCCAGAATTAATAATCCTGACGACCATTTACGTACTCATCCTTCTGTGAATAACCTAGGTAAAGATTCTGATCATGCTGATAAAATGTATAATGAAGGAGTAATTCTAGGAGAAGACGAAGCAATGGAAGAGGAGGCTTTATCTGAAGCTGAAGAGAACATTCCTAAAAAGAAACCGGACTTCAACGAACTTCGAAAGAAACATTATTTTGCTATGGCTAAGCCCTTGAAAAGAGATGAACTTGAAAGCAGTGGTACAGAGAGTGATTTAGAGAGAGATAATAGCGATTCTGGGTCAGCTTCTGATGTAAAtatgaatgaaaatgaGTGA
- the hua1 gene encoding protein hua1: protein MTDDSVPPPSYEEVLRQEGVIDSPNSSNGQTSTSAGHPSSSSSTLPNYAASSLNSRPVSSSGSGNAYSQAPYPPARPTSQRPNSWQPGNASTMYASPPPSSNYNTAKPPYQTSQFYARPQSSYAPPPSGRPRISYPYPPGYMCYKCHNTGYKDSGRPCGRCARRFGRSYDVQFSRPPPGALVVYPGDPRIPGRVCGNCKGSGQLDFIFFTEICPVCNGVGKIPY, encoded by the coding sequence ATGACTGATGATTCTGTCCCTCCTCCATCGTATGAAGAGGTTTTAAGGCAAGAAGGTGTTATTGATTCACCAAACTCCAGCAATGGCCAAACATCTACTTCTGCTGGTCACCCTTCAAGTTCCTCTTCTACCTTGCCGAATTACGCAGCATCGAGTCTAAACTCAAGGCCTGTGTCAAGTTCTGGATCTGGCAATGCCTATTCTCAAGCGCCATACCCACCTGCGCGTCCTACTAGTCAAAGACCAAACTCTTGGCAACCTGGAAACGCTTCAACGATGTACGCGAGTCCTCCTCCATCTTCAAATTATAACACGGCGAAACCTCCTTATCAGACCAGCCAATTTTATGCTCGCCCTCAGTCATCTTACGCACCGCCTCCTTCTGGTCGACCAAGGATTTCATATCCATATCCACCTGGCTATATGTGTTACAAATGCCACAATACTGGCTACAAAGATAGCGGAAGGCCATGTGGTCGTTGCGCTCGTAGATTTGGACGATCGTACGATGTTCAATTCAGTCGACCACCTCCTGGTGCACTAGTTGTTTATCCTGGTGACCCTCGAATTCCTGGAAGGGTTTGCGGGAATTGCAAAGGCAGTGGTCAACTTGACTTTATATTCTTTACCGAAATTTGCCCGGTATGCAATGGTGTTGGAAAAATTCCCTACTAA
- the rec12 gene encoding DNA topoisomerase type II (DSB-forming) Rec12/Spo11 has translation MNSNDKKKVVRSWIEQFVHDFVEQLSKPTKDSVNVALKRRKHNSWNGSLDSKANERQKVKVFSFPRNETTIAQLFRVLDCVHEAVISDTVITKRDIYYRDVDLFKRQTVVDELLGDISNTIGCSRSDLNVEASAKGLVFGSIHIALENGTVITATKPLLISHHRISSITSTAKWVLVIEKEAVFQTLTEEALADTIIVTAKGFPDLMTRKFLVKLAKALPDAKFFGIFDWDPHGLCIYSCFKYGSNAYSHEPHSQLRNLQLLGPLYEDIFNKNQEFSLKLNKRDIKMITTLLQFEGFQKEPVVREQLQRMLFIQKKAEIQAILEFPSWIKGKLADADKSGKHSVR, from the exons atgaattcgaatgataaaaaaaaagttgttagATCATGGATTGAGCAATTTGTTCATGATTTTGTTGAGCAATTAAGTAAGCCTACCAAAGATTCAGTAAATGTTGCTTTGAAAAGACGAAAGCACAATTCTTGGAATGGCAGCTTAGATTCAAAGGCCAATGAAAGACAAAAAGTTAAGGTTTTTTCATTCCCCAGGAATGAAACAACAATTGCTCAACTATTCAGGGTTTTAGATTGTGTTCATGAAGCTGTTATTTCGGATACAGTAATCACTAAGCG AGATATTTATTACAGAGATGTAGATTTATTCAAGCGACAAACCGTAGTCGATGAGCTGCTTGGAGATATTTCAAACACCATTGGTTGCTCCAGGTCCGACCTTAACGTT GAAGCATCTGCTAAAGGATTGGTATTTGGGTCCATTCATATTGCTCTTGAAAACGGGACAGTAATTACTGCTACTAAA CCATTATTAATCTCTCACCATCGAATTTCATCAATCACTTCCACAGCAAAATGGGTCTTGGTCATCGAAAAGGAAGCGGTATTCCAAACGCTAACCGAAGAGGCTTTAGCGGATACAATAATTGTTACA GCTAAAGGATTTCCAGATTTGATGAcgagaaaatttttagttaaaTTAGCCAAAGCCCTCCCGGatgctaaattttttggtatttttgATTGGGACCCCCATGGCTTATGCATTTATTCCTGTTTCAAGTACGGTTCTAATGCCTACAGTCATGAACCGCACAGTCAATTACGAAATTTACAGCTTTTAGGCCCTCTGTATGAGgacatttttaataaaaaccaagaattctctttaaaattgaataaaaggGATATTAAAATGATTACAACATTATTACAATTTGAAGGCTTCCAAAAGGAGCCCGTTGTTCGTGAACAGCTACAGCGAATGCTGTTTATCCAGAAAAAAGCGGAAATACAAGCAATTCTAGAATTTCCTTCATGGATCAAAGGAAAATTAGCTGATGCCGACAAAAGTGGAAAGCACTCAGTACGTTAA
- the ucp7 gene encoding UBA/TPR/DNAJ domain protein Ucp7, translating into MDDLLDFNFYDKSTPSNQNNYSNNNSRTPSYSLPAPVAQKKNAQIPLKASKPEDPFANLFQKKTDNKISLKELERQKVGTPDSNSTPKSSNYDPFENLEILHQLSNTPRDKDAVIHDKIEENKRPISQPQVSASEKVTLKDLSLEPHQPVSLPAFENIGSETSIPFENHNEITNMNTAKDKLSSNEMYEKLRDLGFSDDQSRLALENSGSLEDAIEYILEKDNAKGQYREGEAYEAFSDSSAKTQFSDFQALSNQLKSQLFEKANDLWNIGRKKLRDAVEERRAVKDPSKPRWMDASHDFGREATPEILPKTPIPKRKPHKVPMNEKVSEDRITTNQSRSGNDESSLVDFLTSKSDNSSFNFPSDTYEGTENILETAYESTTARQVNNNKPGKSTVKKREEETLNNMVSALVEEQQSTGNELFRKGDFSQAIEEFTNSLSQLPAKHTKRVPLLSNRSLCYQKVGDLKTCLQDVDELVDIIGEEKGHGESIRDKSMNDYYVKNMVRKAQVLEQLEKYQESLNIWKDLIADGQISKLYIDGKHRCEAAISSHSSESHSKRTTQQPKSTPNHTNIKVKSERLQHVRMAQQKAEQLDEERSRLREPVQQIVNKWKEGKESNLRALLASLDTILWPECRWQKVSLSELVLPKKVKIAYMKAVSRVHPDKLPQQTSVEHQLIAESAFSILNHAWELFKQQNDL; encoded by the coding sequence ATGGATGACTTGCTagatttcaatttttacgATAAATCTACACCATCtaatcaaaataattacagtaataataatagtAGAACGCCATCCTACTCCCTTCCCGCCCCAGTAGCCcagaaaaagaatgcaCAAATTCCATTGAAAGCATCAAAGCCCGAAGACCCttttgctaatttatttcaaaagaaaacggataataaaatttccttaaaaGAACTAGAAAGGCAGAAAGTTGGAACTCCGGACTCCAATTCCACCCCCAAATCTTCAAATTACGATCCCTTTGAAAACCTTGAAATTTTGCATCAATTATCAAATACTCCTAGAGATAAAGATGCAGTTATTCATGATaagattgaagaaaataaaaggcCGATTTCACAACCACAAGTATCGGCTTCCGAGAAAGTAACTTTAAAGGATTTGTCTTTAGAGCCGCATCAGCCTGTCAGTTTACCCGCCTTTGAGAATATTGGTTCGGAAACCTCTATCCCCTTTGAAAACCATAATGAAATTACTAATATGAATACTGCAAAGGATAAGTTAAGTTCCAACGAGATGTATGAAAAGCTACGCGATTTGGGCTTTTCTGACGATCAAAGCAGATTGGCTTTAGAAAATTCCGGGAGCCTGGAGGATGCCATAGAGTACATTcttgaaaaagataatgCAAAAGGACAGTATCGTGAAGGAGAAGCTTATGAAGCATTTTCAGATTCAAGTGCAAAAACTCAATTTTCAGACTTTCAAGCGTTATCcaatcaattaaaaagtcAGTTATTTGAAAAGGCTAATGATCTTTGGAACATTGGAAGAAAGAAACTTAGAGATGCAGTTGAGGAGAGGCGAGCGGTGAAAGATCCTAGCAAACCTCGTTGGATGGATGCTTCCCATGATTTTGGCCGCGAAGCAACTCCTGAAATCCTTCCTAAAACCCCAATTCCCAAACGGAAGCCGCACAAAGTTCCTATGAATGAAAAGGTTTCTGAAGACAGAATCACCACTAATCAAAGCCGGTCAGGAAATGATGAATCATCTTTAGTCGATTTCTTAACTTCTAAGTCAGACAATAGCTCTTTTAACTTTCCATCCGATACGTACGAAGGGACAGAGAATATACTTGAAACGGCTTATGAATCAACAACGGCTCGTCAAGTTAACAATAATAAACCTGGGAAGTCCACTGTTAAGAAGCGCGAAGAAGAGACTTTGAATAACATGGTAAGCGCTCTAGTAGAAGAACAACAATCGACAGGAAATGAACTTTTTCGCAAAGGTGATTTTAGCCAAGCCATTGAAGAGTTTACAAACTCGCTTTCTCAATTACCTGCCAAGCATACAAAGCGTGTCCCTCTTCTCAGCAACCGTAGCTTGTGTTATCAGAAAGTTGGAGATCTCAAGACTTGCTTACAAGACGTAGATGAGCTAGTGGATATTATTggagaagaaaaaggacATGGAGAAAGCATTAGAGACAAGAGTATGAATGATTACtatgtaaaaaatatggTTCGAAAGGCACAAGTTTTAGAGCAGCTCGAAAAGTACCAAGAATCTTTGAATATTTGGAAAGATCTTATTGCAGACGGGCAAATAAGCAAGCTATATATTGATGGTAAACACAGGTGCGAAGCAGCCATTTCTTCTCACTCCTCCGAATCTCATTCTAAGCGCACAACACAACAGCCAAAAAGTACCCCTAATCACACCAATATAAAGGTAAAATCAGAGAGGTTACAACACGTTCGAATGGCTCAGCAAAAAGCAGAGCAATTAGACGAAGAAAGAAGTCGTTTACGTGAGCCAGTGCAACAAATTGTGAATAAGTGGAAAGAGGGGAAAGAGAGCAACTTACGAGCACTGCTTGCTTCCTTAGATACTATTTTGTGGCCTGAATGCCGCTGGCAAAAGGTTTCGCTTTCTGAATTGGTCTTACCAAAGAAGGTGAAGATTGCCTACATGAAAGCGGTGTCCCGAGTGCATCCTGATAAACTACCCCAGCAGACTTCAGTGGAACATCAATTAATAGCTGAATCTGCATTTAGCATTCTTAATCATGCCTGGGAACTTTTTAAACAGCAAAACGATCTTTAA